In the genome of Vicia villosa cultivar HV-30 ecotype Madison, WI linkage group LG7, Vvil1.0, whole genome shotgun sequence, one region contains:
- the LOC131620106 gene encoding aspartic proteinase CDR1-like: MRTYSFLTQIFFSLSFIISFARALNNGISVELIHRDSLKSPFHQPTQNKYQHVVNALRRSINRVNHFYKDSLTNTPKSTVISDSSEYLMSYSVGTPPFHVLGIVDTGSDIVWLQCEPCEECYNQTTPIFNPSKSSSYKNIPCTSRLCNSCSKQNSCEYTIKYGDQSHSKGDLSLETLTLDSNTGNLVSFPNTTIGCGHSNTGMFPGASSGIVGLGNGALSLMKQLETTIGEKFSYCLVPYTPKSNTSSILNFGDAAVVSGDGVVSTPIVIKNPPTFYFLTLEAFSVGNQRIEFRGSSSGGDEGNIIIDSGTTLTLLPSDIYTNLESAVAELVKLKRVDDPGQFLNLCYSLTSDEYDFPIITAHFQGADVKLESISSFVSVADDIVCLAFQSSKIGTIFGNLAQQNLLVGYDLQKKTVSFKPTDCTKLNSM; this comes from the coding sequence ATGAGGACATACTCCTTTCTTACCCAAATATTCTTTTCACTTTctttcattatttcttttgctcGTGCTCTCAATAATGGTATCAGTGTTGAACTTATCCATCGTGACTCTTTAAAATCACCATTCCACCAACCTACACAAAATAAATACCAACATGTTGTGAATGCCTTGCGTCGTTCCATCAATCGAGTCAATCATTTCTATAAAGACTCTCTCACTAATACACCTAAATCAACGGTAATCTCAGATAGTAGTGAGTATCTAATGAGTTACTCCGTTGGTACTCCACCATTTCATGTACTAGGTATTGTTGATACAGGTAGTGACATTGTTTGGCTTCAATGTGAGCCTTGTGAAGAATGTTATAACCAAACCACTCCAATATTCAATCCTTCAAAATCATCAAGTTACAAAAACATTCCTTGTACTTCTAGATTATGCAACTCTTGTAGCAAACAAAATTCTTGTGAATACACTATTAAATATGGTGATCAATCGCATTCAAAAGGAGATCTTAGTCTTGAGACCCTTACATTAGATTCTAACACTGGTAATTTAGTTTCATTCCCTAACACAACCATAGGATGTGGACACAGTAATACAGGGATGTTTCCAGGTGCAAGTTCTGGGATAGTTGGTCTTGGAAATGGAGCGTTGTCTCTTATGAAGCAATTAGAAACAACGATTGGAGAAAAATTCTCTTATTGTTTAGTTCCATATACTCCTAAATCAAACACATCGAGCATACTCAATTTTGGAGATGCTGCAGTGGTTTCTGGTGATGGAGTTGTGTCAACTCCTATAGTGATAAAGAATCCACCAACATTTTACTTTTTGACATTAGAAGCATTCAGTGTCGGAAACCAAAGAATAGAATTTAGAGGGTCTTCAAGTGGTGGTGACGAGGGTAACATTATAATTGATTCAGGTACAACATTGACACTTTTACCAAGTGATATTTATACTAATTTGGAATCAGCTGTGGCAGAATTGGTGAAACTAAAGCGTGTTGATGATCCTGGTCAATTTCTCAACCTTTGTTATAGTCTCACATCAGATGAGTATGATTTTCCTATAATCACCGCACATTTTCAAGGTGCGGATGTCAAGTTGGAATCTATTAGTTCATTTGTTTCTGTTGCTGATGACATTGTTTGTTTGGCTTTTCAATCATCTAAAATTGGTACAATCTTTGGAAATTTGGCTCAACAAAATTTGTTGGTTGGTTATGATCTTCAAAAGAAGACCGTGTCATTTAAGCCTACAGATTGTACCAAGTTGAACTCAATGTAG